The genomic segment TCTGGATTGCCAAACCATATGCTACGGCTCAAGATAGGTGCTCCTGTTATGTTATTGAGGAATATTGATCCTAAAGGTGGTTTATGCAACGGTACTAGATTGCAGATTACTCAGATGGGGAATAATGTTCTAGAAGCTTGCGTTATTACAGGAGATAGAGTTGGAGACAAAGTTTTGATTCCAAAGGTCATGATAAAACCATCAGACACTAAGTTGCCTTTCAGGATGAGGAGAAGGCAATTTCCATTGGCTGTGGCTTTTGCGATGACTATCAACAAGAGTCAAGGACAATCACTAGAAGAAGTTGGATTGTTTCTTCCTCGACCTGTGTTTTCTCATGGACAGCTATATGTAGCGTTGTCAAGGGTCACATCTAAGAAGGGTTTAAGAGTTCTTATAGTAGATAAAGAAGGGCAGCCCAAGACGCAAACAATGAATGCTGTCTTCAAGGAAATATTTCAGAATCTTTGCTAACAATGATGGATGGTGAGTTctcaatatttattaaaaatattcacaagaaaaatctttgaaaaatatctctatataatctctatatattatgtaaaactcttttttaggtttttgaaGGGATCAACAAGTTATAAAGATTTTAGGAGTTACAATCCATCATGCTCTACGACTCATACAAGGATGGTTTTTTTGGCTACATGTTTACCGGAATATTGACATTATGAAACTGCTTAAAAacgttttcagttttttttgttatttctgttGGATTTACATTCTCGAATAAAATCTCTTCATAataaagtttttcatatttttattcatgaTAAATAACTTGGTCATGTTTATAATAATGCAGAAGCAAGTGTTCTAGAAAgctaaccttttaaaaacacgCAGTCCGAACGAATTTTGTCAATCATGATGAATCCTCTCAAAATTTTGCAAAGCTACATTATGTGATGTCAAAAAGGTCACCTACAAAGGTTATAACAAGCAGTTAGTATTTCAATAGACAAAATCAATTACATTCAGGGGTGGGGAGAGGGAGAAATTATCAATGTACAAAGTACTTATCTGATTGTATTTTAGAGCTGTAGAAATCTATGATTCCCCTAAAATAGAAACACAACAAAATATCAGTACCACCACACATGACttattttaatctctttttgCTAATTACATAATGAAAACTATACCATTGATATGATTGGTATATATAACAAGTATTCGGCAGATGTTGTCCGCTGCATGAAAAAATTACCACAATTTCAGATTGACTCAGTCACTTAAATTGCTCATAAACAATAGAATTGACAACTTATGTATTACACATCCTACTATTAATCCGTATTAGACAAAACTCTATACCTGTAAACAACGTAGCAAACCTACATGGATGTTCCTTTTTACAGTCAATTGAATCCATATACGTATATTTGTTTCAAGCATTAGCACATCCTGCATTATGacgaaaattgaaaaaaattagtgTATAATGATAGATTCAgataatttaaatctatatatatctatcaaaCATTTAGAAACTAAAATGAAAGAGACAAATACATAAGTTTTAAAGAGAAACTGCATAAAGTGAACCTATACATGCCATTTAGTAAAACTGGTTCAAatggttttgaacttttttattataACGTGTGTACTGATTCTTTCAGTTTAAAGTGAACTGCATTGACTAAACTTATTCATGCCAAATTTAAAACTACAGAATTTGGTTTTGTCATTTTAAATAGTACAAAACTACTATGCAAGCTTGACTACAACCAAAGTTCTGAAGATGATGTAAGTAATTGAGGAAATAGTggatttaaaatttcaaaaaggCACATGTTGTGCTCTCctctttaattttaaagatttgaaagtttaacttttatttaaagGCACATGTGATTCTTTTATAAGAGGAGGTTGCATATATCCTACGCTATCATTCAAAgcaccaaacaaacatattatatCCTGCAAATATATACAGGTTAATAAAATCTCTTTAAAAATAATCTGTAAAAAAAGAATCTCTAAAAAAAGGAATATGTATTTAAGTATTgtatatttgatttcaattatATGTTACTTACTAAAAGTTTTCACTTACATgttaaaaaaatctctaaaataagattttgtatttaagtgttgaatattttctttctgTTCAAATCCCTATATATCAGCAAGCAGTTTAAAAGAGATTTTTAACAACTTTATACTAAAACCCTAATAACTATAATAGTATAAATAGGTATACAGACCCTTAGTTGATTCAGAAAAAACATTccggaaaaaaaacaatttttgacttttttaacTTCTTCATTTCTTACAAAGTTCTGCAAAATTCTACAgggaaaagaaatgaaaaacaatcaagatgcacTTTTTAGGGCTTGGTTTGATTTGAATGTTAGTTGTTTAGAGGCTAAACAACTAACTTTCAAAGAAATTCCTCAGTATTTTTCATGGAACGAGGAACTCATCAAGTTTGAAAAGAGGCAAACATCAACAATGATTCGAAGCTCAACATACATTTCAAAAAACAGTGATTGTAATGTATATGTGAAACTTCTTTTTAGGTATCTGAAGGTACCAACAAGTGATAAAGATTTGAGGAGTTACAATGGCGTGCTATACAACTCATTCAAGGAAGCATGTGTTGGCCAGAAGTATGAACTGAAGAATTTACGTTAGTATGCTGCTTCTAAATTTTTAAGATCtcaatgttttagtttttacttatCCATCTtgaataaaatttgtttgtcaCCTAAACTTATTCATAGTTTTCTTTCATTAAAAATgcataataaatagaaattacaTATTAGATAGACAACCAAACTACATTAGATTGAATCAGTTGGGGTTCCAGAAAACATACCTTTAAAACATACTTTAGATATGAGTGGTGTCAATCATGATGACTCTTCTCAGCCTTTTGTAAAGTGTAATTTCTTGATGTTTAGCAGATAACCCATAAGAATATAACAACCGTAATCAGCATTTCATTTCACATAACCAATAACTTATAGctattataaattaaacaatCTCCAAAGTACTTATCTGATTGTTATTTATCTCTGTTACAATCAATAACCCCCCTGTATTCGTAACAAAGTTATTAAGTCATTGCAAATAACTGTATATATTGCTACAGATTATCTTGAATTGTAGAAGTTATACCATTGGTATGATTGTCATTTGATGTGAGCACCAACTGCGGTTTTCTCCAAATCCatgaaataaacaacaaaatttcaGCTATTTGTTAATAACAATGgaaatttgattcaaatttaTCTTCTATAATCCAACAAAACCTGTAAATTAAACTATTTGATACAGCTTcacaatttttacaaaataagatttGGGTCGAATACAAAATCTGTTAGATGCTTCGGGGATCATGTAAATAGATTCAAATTAAGAAAGATTCTAAAATCAGCTTACCCACATCATCGAATTGTAGAAGGAATTAACCCAATCGAAAAAATTTCGACTGAAACCCAAACATATGGAAGTCGATCGTCAATGAGAACTACCCGaaagcatctttttttttgttttttttttgttttttttttcaggttgcTATAACATATCGATGGAGAGTTTAGATTAATAGAACTGAGATTAAAAGAAATTGATGTATGAAGTGAAGATTTGAGTAAGAATTGAAGATGAATCGAGGAACAAAGAAGATGGTGAGAAAGCAACACAGAAAAAGCAAATAATGTCGGTCCCAATTCCTTTTCTCTTAACgtgatctttatttttttgtcttaaaaatgtttaattcattaaaaaaacgaaaaggcTTGGCCCAatagtaacataattttgtaatacaaaataatcccattatatgtcaaattaaatttaatgattgctttaacaaatatataactatcatatgtataaattttaatgtaaatgttacatccaaaatattttattagagCTACCATAGAATTACATTAATTTaggtaatgaaatttaaaaagttaaaaaaatgtaatttaggtagtaaaattacaaagaaagtATTATTCctaatttatagtaaaaaattaagataaacaACCAACCAGCTGCTAAATTCTAAACAATCAATTCAAAAATTCAACTAAAAGGACCATATTAAGACACACAAActgttttcaaaataattattataatatcataatactctttaaataaccataattaaaataataatagttacaCCGCAAATTACACCGCAATCTCTTGAACCAACGCGAGTACAActgaaacaatacaaaacacattcaaacaaagatttattaaagcggtagtataaaataataatactattcagcagaagagaaaaattaaaacaatacaTATTAATACACTTTCATacattttactaatatatagatataaattatattacattaatatgtataaaatacaaattaaatcagattcgtcccgcggtgtaccgcgggttcagACCTAGTATAATGTAAAATAGATGACATGTTTACTTATTGTGTTCACCTTCATTCATCAGATACTTTTTTATGTTCACTTTTTACTCCATTGCATATGACAATATGACATGTTTTCTTACGAAGAAACAAGTTACATGCAATGAAAGAAAATTCATGAtccatataaaaaccatatatatgtatgtatatatatatataagctacaTATACACACACTTTGCAATGTAGGTACATATTTGTGCCTTCAGGAATACAAAGATGTAAATTTGCCTCTTACGAATATACATTTTtacaaattcatatatatatcgAGGATACGTGTATAAACATGCAATCTAcatgataaatatatgaaaGATCAAAGATGCGTTCCGAGATGCGTTTTACTTACTCTTTTTTCTTGATGaaaaatctcttaaatttatttatgtggACATGCGACTCATCAATCGTCCAATAGACATCTCCCTGAGGTCTTCTATGTGCTCTCTCCCGATCGAGATACACTTATTCTTAGATTTTTTACATCAGAAAACCAAGACATGCTTTTTATGAAAATTCCTCTCTCATAAACACCATCAGGTTCATTTTTCTCCTTCAGGGACAACTCTTGTGTATCCTGGTCGATCTATTAGGACAAAATTCagttctataaaaataaaagtataagaGCTAAGAAAGATATGGAAAATGATGCATACATATGTTGTAATATGTATATAACATCTCTCAAAAGATACATCTTATGGGGAAATCACGATTTTCATATAGCCCTCGATGAAGTCATCGTATACTATCACGGATTTTCATTTTATTgcttttaatattaatattttatgtttttatgatcctatattatttaacatatttatgattatactatatttaaaataattaaatctaaGTTtagttgatttttcttttacatttatttctAAATTCTGACATGATCTTTCTCATTCATATGCTAAGATGTAAAGCCCAATAACAATAATTAAGGCCCAACAACGAATGGGTAACGTGTAGACATGCAAAATGCAAagtacaaatcaaaatcaaaaggtgAAGGTACGTAGTCAAGTTCAATTACTCGTTGTCATCCCAATTTAAGTGGTCTCTATTTCTACACTCCTCACAACCGTTAGATCAACTCTGTCTTCTCTCATCCAACGGTTCAGATCTCTCCACTTATACTTGTTACATATAAAGAGACGTACGGTCaccgatctctctctctcactaaatgaagaagagaatctcTCCGGCGAGATTACCGGCGTTATTCCGATCAATTTCGCCTGAGAGCTGTCGCATGTTATAAATGGGTCTTCCTTTGTTGTCTTGTACTACCACAAGagtcactctctcttcttcttcttcatcttcttctacgaCTTCGTCTTGGTGTAGTAGTGGAAGCGGTGGGTTTAAGAGTAGTAGGCTTTTCGATTCTCCGGCGAGCTCGAGATCGGATTTGCAGAAACGTAGAGTGAAGGGAATCTCACGGTTAAACGGTCTTTCGTTAGAGAAATCGAGGTCGATCAAACCGCCGTCGTCTTCATCCGCTGGACAGAGCAGCGGTGAAGTGATCGACGACGGGGATACGGCGGCGCGTGGTTTAGCTGTTACTTCTGTAGATGTAACTTCTGTGGGAAGTTTCAGCAGCGGCGAATATGTTGCCGGTGGTGGCGGCGGTTTAGCTGGACCTTCCGGTGAGGTAACATCCGTCGGCGAATTTGTCGGCGGAAACGACGGAGATTTTAAGGCGTGGGATAAGATCGGAGCTGTTCTTAAGTTGAGTTATGGTATCGGTGAGTCACGTGTTGATTGATCAACTTTGcgaacaaataaaaatgattcctttatgaatttcaaaaattgaaactttttgagtttttgttacATAGGAATATACTGTGGAATGGCTGTAGCAGGGAGATTCATATGTGAAGTAGCTGGAATTGATTACACAGGAGGTTTTAATGCTTCTTTAGATGCAATTATTGCTGGACTTGGTTATGCTTCTCCACCAATTATGGCTCTACTCTTCATTCTTGATGTAAGTAAGTTTGGTTTTATGAAGCCTTGCTCTGGTGTTTATGGAGaagatttttgattgttttctgcTCTGTTTCGGTTTAGGATGAAGTTGTGAAATTGTCTCCGCATGCTCGTGCTATTAGAGATGTTGAAGATGAGGAGCTTCGTGGCTTCTTTTATGGAATGTCAGCTTGGCAGGTGAAGAACGTTAACAGCTTCTTTCTTGAATATTTGAGAAAGAATGAACAAGTACTAACCTTGAGgtgttctctttttgtctttgtttagtTTATCTTAGTAGTTACTGCAAGTTCAATTGGAGAAGAGCTCTTCTATCGCGCTGCTTTTCAGGTTTCTTGCCTTATACAGTAATAAGATAATCTTCAGTTGTTCTTGTTCCTCGTGTTTCTGTTTTCGGTATGTGAGGTTTGAATGTTTTCggtgtttggtttttttacaGGGTGCACTAGCTGACATATTCTTAAGGGGAACAAATCTCATCTCAGATTCTCGAGGAATGGTCGCTTTGGTATGCTTTCTTCTGTTCTTACTTGTTTCGTATCTGTTGTTTAGACTCGTGTATAACTTCAAATTGACTTCATTCATATTGTTGAAATTTTCAGACTGGAATCTTGCCACCATTTGTACCGTTTGCTCAAGCATTTGCAGCCACTTTTACAGCCGCTCTCACTGGTTCTCTCTATTACATCGCTGCTTCCCCTAAAGGTTTCCCTCAAATCTTAAAACACTTGCATATGAAACAAGACCTTTTTAACTTgactaatttttgtttctgtatttCTCTTAGATCCAACTTATATAATGGCATCGGTCTTGAAAACTCAATCTGCCCGGGAGGAGCTCAAGAAGTTATTTGCAGGtacttaaacttgtttttaaggGTTTAGATAGGTTTGACAATCAAACACTTGAAGTATTCTCTATGTTCCTTTTTGCAGCGTGGTACGAGCGAAGACAGATGAAGAAAATCTACTCTCCGTTGCTTGAAGGGCTTTTGGGTCTATATCTCGGCTTTGAATGGATTCAGGTTTTACTTCTTCCATTCAAACATTCTGTTTCTCAACTCGTTGACGTAAAATAGCTgaaaccaaactgaaaaataTTGCAGACAAACAATCTTCTCGCTCCTATCATCACACATGGAATATACTCAGCTGTTGTATTGGGAAATGGTCTTTGGAAATTACACCATCATCAGCAAAGACTCAGGCTACGCGTTCAGAAACTTGAAACTGAAGGTGACAACTGAAGATAGATAAAATAACTGGATAAACATTGTCCTtcgtttttaaattttgtaaagtgTCTTGTGTTTTGAGCCACCATTGACTTCTTGTACAAATAGATAGAAGCAAAGTAAATGTATAGAACCAATAGTTAATAAGAGAGTGTAGCTAGCTATGtgaagctttttattttatgatctTCAATCTGATTTTAGTCTTGATCAAGTTGAGAAATGATCCTAACGAAGACATCAAAGCCTTGGCACATGTCTGTAAGAAGGCAATATTCGTTCTTTGCATGATATGTAGCCATGAGACCTGCAggaaaaaattcaaaaagagataaggataaaatatgaaaattcgATAACGAGACAATCTGAAGAGGGTTTTGTAATACCGTATCCTGAAGTTTGCACATCGAAACCTTCATCCTACAACCCAAGACGATGATTCATCAATTTAGAAAGAGTAAGTTGTAGAGAACTTTGAAAGATCAGTCTTGAGTCTATTTTCTTAGTAAGTTAAGGGTTTATCTAATGGATTACCTTGAGGTCTCGGATTAGAGGCAAAGTACCGGTGATCGAGTAAGGCTTCACGTGTCCAACAACCTCTTCGGTTGCTTTGCATAGAACGTGAAAGCCGGGGGAATCAAGATTACAGGCAACTCCAGCTGATGCTTCATCAAAGCTTAACGTGAGCCTGCAAGAGACGAAGACTTTGCAGATTATGGTCGGGACAATAAAATGAGAGAAAGAACAGAAtgagacaaagaagaaagtCCAAACCTTCCCCGTAAATTCTCATCTGGTAAGACATATTTCGAAACAGGACCACGGGTTTCGAGCTTCTCCACGTTACTGTTTATGTCGTCAACATACTCTTGCAGCTTCGTCATCACTTCCTTCACGCTGCAATAACAGCCAAAAAACCATCAAAGTGTCTAAATGCATTGAAGAAATGATTAAGGACAAAGTGTGAAGAGACTTACTCGTAGAAAGGAGTTAATCTGAAatcaaaaagaacaaagaagaaaattaagtaAAGAGAAGCAATGAGACATCTCGATTTTACGGTATTTACAACTTCAGAAACATAACCTGACATCACCGGAAACGGTACATTCTCCAGGGATTTGGTTGATTCCGCCTGCTGGATCTGCAAAACCAAACAATTTTTTGGAGTAAGTAGACATAAAGTCACGACTCACTAGCCTAGCCATACATTTGCTTTAGATTCATCAACTTACAACACCACTGCGTTGGCTTCATAGTGGATGGTGTTGCAAAACCATAAACTTTCTCTTGTGGGTGAGGCGGAAAGTCTCTGTAGAACCGGGTTTGGATCTCCTTAAGCCCTTCCATAGCTAACTCCATGGCGTTAATCGCCTTCACGtaaacagaattaaaaagatCAATGCCGAGTGAGTTTGCAACTTCATCAATCCGAGTAACCATTCATATAGAAAATACCTTGTGAGCTAAACCGCTATGGAAAAGCTTCCCGGTAACATGAAGCTTCCATGGAATCATACCGCCAGTTCCAACACACGGCTGCTTATCCGCCGTATCAATCCAAAACCTTCACAAAAATAAACACACATCAAAAAAACTTCATTCATCCTCCAATGTTTTGTCTCAGAACCCCCTAAAAGATGATCAATCAAAATGGAAACTAACAAGGGTCCGGATTTGAGCTTATCAAGAAGCTTGTCTTTAACCAGCATGTCCACACCAACACCAGGAATGGAAGAGTTCTCTTCACTGGCGATAAAAACCGCTACTACGGTTGATTTCAACGCAGGTTTGTTTTGCCCGAGTCTCTTCATGAGTTCAGTGACAAGAGCAACGTGACCAAGACAATCTGTAGTCCCTCTACCACGAAGCTTATCACCATCAATGCTTAGAGAGAAAGGATCAAATTCCTAAGATCAAAAGAAACAGGAGTCAAGACTCATAATTTGGATTAAGCTACAAAAGAATCCAAAACTCAACAAATCAATCCATAAACCGATTAAGCCCTAGAGTacacacaaaacagagaaagatttgaaatttgGAACAATTTGCATCAGTTCTTCAGAACCCAGTATCAGTTTTTGCCCTAATTCTAATGGGCACTAATCAAAACCACGAAAACAGAGTTCAATTCGAGAGTACCCAGTCATCGGGATTGGCAGTGACGACGTCCATATGCATTCCGACGAAAGATAAGATCTTTCCGGGAACAGATCCTGGGTACTCCACGATAAGATTACCTCTTCCTGAGTGATACGCCACATGATTGATCACCAGAGGACCACCACCAGTTTCTGTACTGTAAGGACGGAGAGAGTCGAGGACGTGGTTTACGATTAGATCCTCTTGAGGGATGAGCTCCGGCGGATTGTTCTGGACCAACTNTCTTCAGAACCCAGTATCAGTTTTTGCCCTAATTCTAATGGGCACTAATCAAAACCACGAAAACAGAGTTCAATTCGAGAGTACCCAGTCATCGGGATTGGCAGTGACGACGTCCATATGCATTCCGACGAAAGATAAGATCTTTCCGGGAACAGATCCTGGGTACTCCACGATAAGATTACCTCTTCCTGAGTGATACGCCACATGATTGATCACCAGAGGACCACCACCAGTTTCTGTACTGTAAGGACGGAGAGAGTCGAGGACGTGGTTTACGATTAGATCCTCTTGAGGGATGAGCTCCGGCGGATTGTTCTGGACGAACTTTGATTCGCCGATGAGTTTTGATAGGAGAGAAACGTATGAGTCTTTGTCAAGAGAGCCTAAGGATTCAATCAGTGCTTTAGAAGACGAAGCCATTGTTTGCACACCGAAGattgtttttttcgttttttttgttgggggtgtttgacaaaacaaataagCTTCGGTTTGCTTGTTGTGTGACTTGTGTGAGCCTCAATCATATTTGTCCAAGGTTTACATTGGAGTTCGGACCTTTGTGGGTGGAGTGTTACGCAATTATAATGTGTATAgtaagtaattaaaattttatacgaaaataaataaattaatcaacGATTAAAAGagttattcaaaatttatatgattactCAGCAAAAGGAGCTTCAGGGTGAGGATGAAAATATGAGCGATATGGTTGATTCCTCAGCTCCAATTATTGGAACTATAAGAACCATGCTTCCACCAAGGCTTCGTGACACTGAGAATATGTCTATTACTCTTGATTTCAACCCTACCATCATAAAGGTGTATGGAGCCACATCCAAGGTGAATACTAATGTAATAAGGAAGGATCTAGTAACAGGCCCTGAGGATGAAACTTCTGCAAACATTATGGATGAAACTCCTTTGGCCACTCAACAAGTGATACATGATGAGCCCCTTTACCAAACTAGGACTGACATTCTGAGAGAATCCATCAACCAAGACATCCCACAAACAGAAGAAGGTCGTGATGATCCCAAAAAAGCAATAGATAGAGACCAGAAACGAAAGGGAGCAGATATTCCATCTGAAGATCAAACATTGACTTCAAAACAGAGACTTGAAGGTGATTATGAGATAAAGGGGAGGGTGGAAACCCCGAAACCACCCCTTCCAAAATGAGGATAATACATTGGAATTGTCAGGGGTTAAAGAGGAATCCTCTGACAATTTCATATCTTAAAGATATTAGGAAGGCTTATAAACTTGATATCTTATTCCTTATAGAAACTAAGAATAGCTCTATGTATGTAAATGCTTTAGGACATGATCTTGGCTTTCAACATAGTTATATTATCCCTTCAGATGGGCTCAGTGGAGGATTAGCTATTTTTTGGAATGATATGGTACAGGTGGATTTTTTGGGATCACCTTCACTGAACTACACTGATATGTATATATCGGAATCAGGATCACCAACATTTTGACTAACATATGTATATGGCGATGCTGACCAGAAACACCGTAATGGTATGTGGGATCAAATGAATTTCTGGGCTAATATTGATCTTTATAGAAGCAAACCGAGGTTAGTGGTGGGGGATTTTAACGATATTAAGAGTAATGATGAGAAGCTCGGAGGCCCTCAAAGATCTGAAGCATTGTTCAAAACTTTCAGAAGAATGTTACACACCTCCGGATTACACGAGTTAAAAACAGTAGGAGGTAAGTTCACTTGGTTTGGTCATCGACACTCCTATACAATCCAATCGCGTATAGACAGAGCAGTGGCTTCGGCAGACTGGCATGATGTTTTCCCGAAGGCATGTGTTCATCTGTTGGAGTGGATAGGCTCCGATCATAGGCCGCTTCTAATCCATACTGGTGATagaaaaaagaagggttttcCTCTATTCAGATATGATAATAGATGGAGATTCAATAGGGAGATAAAACAGGAGTTAAAGAAGACATGGCTCAGTGATTGTTATAATCTCCCAGCGGATCAATTTCATGAAGTTTTAAAACGATGTAGATCATGTCTATTCAGATGGAAATCGCAAAACATCAATAATACTGCAAAGCAAATCTAGGAACTGAAGATTCAGATTCAAGAACAGTATAATTCTATTCCcttaaatttaaataagatTTATACTCTGAAATCTGCTTTAACCAATGCTTATAGGATGGAAGAAGAATATTGGAGAACAAAAAGCA from the Camelina sativa cultivar DH55 chromosome 12, Cs, whole genome shotgun sequence genome contains:
- the LOC104731770 gene encoding uncharacterized protein LOC104731770, translated to MGLPLLSCTTTRVTLSSSSSSSSTTSSWCSSGSGGFKSSRLFDSPASSRSDLQKRRVKGISRLNGLSLEKSRSIKPPSSSSAGQSSGEVIDDGDTAARGLAVTSVDVTSVGSFSSGEYVAGGGGGLAGPSGEVTSVGEFVGGNDGDFKAWDKIGAVLKLSYGIGIYCGMAVAGRFICEVAGIDYTGGFNASLDAIIAGLGYASPPIMALLFILDDEVVKLSPHARAIRDVEDEELRGFFYGMSAWQFILVVTASSIGEELFYRAAFQGALADIFLRGTNLISDSRGMVALTGILPPFVPFAQAFAATFTAALTGSLYYIAASPKDPTYIMASVLKTQSAREELKKLFAAWYERRQMKKIYSPLLEGLLGLYLGFEWIQTNNLLAPIITHGIYSAVVLGNGLWKLHHHQQRLRLRVQKLETEGDN
- the LOC104723297 gene encoding acetylornithine deacetylase isoform X1, translating into MASSSKALIESLGSLDKDSYVSLLSKLIGESKFVQNNPPELIPQEDLIVNHVLDSLRPYSTETGGGPLVINHVAYHSGRGNLIVEYPGSVPGKILSFVGMHMDVVTANPDDWEFDPFSLSIDGDKLRGRGTTDCLGHVALVTELMKRLGQNKPALKSTVVAVFIASEENSSIPGVGVDMLVKDKLLDKLKSGPLFWIDTADKQPCVGTGGMIPWKLHVTGKLFHSGLAHKAINAMELAMEGLKEIQTRFYRDFPPHPQEKVYGFATPSTMKPTQWCYPAGGINQIPGECTVSGDVRLTPFYDVKEVMTKLQEYVDDINSNVEKLETRGPVSKYVLPDENLRGRLTLSFDEASAGVACNLDSPGFHVLCKATEEVVGHVKPYSITGTLPLIRDLKDEGFDVQTSGYGLMATYHAKNEYCLLTDMCQGFDVFVRIISQLDQD
- the LOC104723297 gene encoding acetylornithine deacetylase isoform X3, whose protein sequence is MASSSKALIESLGSLDKDSYVSLLSKLIGESKFVQNNPPELIPQEDLIVNHVLDSLRPYSTETGGGPLVINHVAYHSGRGNLIVEYPGSVPGKILSFVGMHMDVVTANPDDWEFDPFSLSIDGDKLRGRGTTDCLGHVALVTELMKRLGQNKPALKSTVVAVFIASEENSSIPGVGVDMLVKDKLLDKLKSGPLFWIDTADKQPCVGTGGMIPWKLHVTGKLFHSGLAHKAINAMELAMEGLKEIQTRFYRDFPPHPQEKVYGFATPSTMKPTQWCYPAGGINQIPGECTVSGDVRLTPFYDVKEVMTKLQEYVDDINSNVEKLETRGPVSKYVLPDENLRGRLTLSFDEASAGVACNLDSPGFHVLCKATEEVVGHVKPYSITGTLPLIRDLKDEGFDVQTSGYGLMATYHAKNEYCLLTDMCQGFDVFVRIISQLDQD
- the LOC104723297 gene encoding acetylornithine deacetylase isoform X2, with protein sequence MASSSKALIESLGSLDKDSYVSLLSKLIGESKLVQNNPPELIPQEDLIVNHVLDSLRPYSTETGGGPLVINHVAYHSGRGNLIVEYPGSVPGKILSFVGMHMDVVTANPDDWEFDPFSLSIDGDKLRGRGTTDCLGHVALVTELMKRLGQNKPALKSTVVAVFIASEENSSIPGVGVDMLVKDKLLDKLKSGPLFWIDTADKQPCVGTGGMIPWKLHVTGKLFHSGLAHKAINAMELAMEGLKEIQTRFYRDFPPHPQEKVYGFATPSTMKPTQWCYPAGGINQIPGECTVSGDVRLTPFYDVKEVMTKLQEYVDDINSNVEKLETRGPVSKYVLPDENLRGRLTLSFDEASAGVACNLDSPGFHVLCKATEEVVGHVKPYSITGTLPLIRDLKDEGFDVQTSGYGLMATYHAKNEYCLLTDMCQGFDVFVRIISQLDQD